The following is a genomic window from Amycolatopsis sp. BJA-103.
AACTGGTCACCGCGTCACCCGCGTCCGGAATGGACACCGGTGTGGTGTTCGACTTGGCCCCGCACTTCGGGCCGGGGCCGCCACCGCCGATGAACGACACGTTCAGCAGCTTGTTCACCGTCCCGCTCGGCAGGCCCTTGAGCACACCGTCCGAGGAGTTGTTCACCAGCGCGTCCCGCGTCTGCTGCGCGGTGGCGCCGGAGTTGGCGGACAGGTACAGCGCCGCCGCGCCCGCCACGTGCGGCGTGGCCATCGAAGTGCCGCTCATGTTCGCCGAACCACCGTTGGACGTGGACAACGACGTGATGTTGTTGCCAGGGGCGAAGATGTCCACGCACGAACTGTGGTTGGAGAACGACGCCTTGTTGTCGTTCTCGTCCGAGGCGCCGACCGTGATCGCCTCGGGGATGCGGGCGGGGCTGACGTTGCAGGCGTTCTGGTTCTCGTTGCCCGCCGCCACCGCGTAGACGAAGCCCGCCGCGATGGACTTCTTGATGACGTCGTCGCCGAGCCCGACCTGGTCCATCCGCAGGCTCAGGTTCGCCACCGCCGGTTTGGTGCCGTTCGCGGTCAGCCATTCGGCCGCGTCGACGATGGCGGAGTCGGGACCGTTGCCCGAACAGTCGTTGCCCAGCACCTTCAGCCCGACGATCTTGACCTTCTTGGCCACGCCGTAGGTCTTGCTGCCGATGGTGCCCGCGGTGTGACTGCCGTGCCCGTTGCAGTCCTTCCCGTTGCCGCCCACGAAGTCCTTGCCGATGGACGCGCGGCCTTCGTACTCCGGGTTCTCCGGGTTGATGCCGGTGTCCATGTCGTACGCGGTGACGCCCTCACCCGTGTTCGGATAGGTGAAGCTCTTGTCGCGCGGCAGGTTCTTCTGGTCGATCCGGTCGAGGCCCCAGGTGGGGTTGGTCTGCGTGCCGACGGCACGCGCCGTGCCGTCCTGGAAGACCGTCTTGACCGCGGGATCGGCCGCGAGCCGCCGGGCCTGCTGCTCGGACATTCCCTTGACCGAGAAGCCGCGGAGCACGTTCTTGTACGCCGACCGGACTTCGCCGCCGTAGCGGCCGGTCAAGGAGGCCGAAGACTGCTCGACCGCCATGGTGCCGACATCGTGGAGCACCACGATGTACTGGTTCCCGTAGTGCTGGTTCGCCTGCACGACAACGCCTTCCGCCTGCGCGGCGACGGCGTTGCCTGCGGCGAGCGCGGCCAGCGCGGTGGCCGCGAAGGCCACCACACCGGCCCGCACGCCGCGGCGCATCAGAGACCTGCCACGTTCAGCAGCTTGTTGGTCGAACCGGAGCCCGGGCTCGTCACGACACCGCTGGTGGCGGCGCTCGCCAGACCGGAGGCCACGGCGGCCGGGTTGGCCGACGGGTGCGAGGTCAGGTAGATCGCGGCCGCGCCGGCGACGTGCGGGGTCGCCATCGAGGTACCGCTCATCTGCTGGGTGCCGCCACCGTTACGGGTCGAGGTGATGTTGGTGCCGGGCGCGAAGATGTCGGTGCAGCTGCCGTAGTTCGAGAACGTGGACCGGCGGTCGTCGTTCTGGGTGGCGTTGACGGTGATGGCCTCACGCACGCGGGCCGGGCTGGTGGAGCAGGCGTCCGTGTTGGAATTCCCCGAAGCCACCGTGTTGGTGATGCCCGCCGAGACCGCGCGGCGCACGGCGGAGTCCACACCGGAGTCGGCCGGTCCGCCGAGGCTCATGGTGAGCACCGACGGGCCCTTGGCGTTCTTCACGACCCAGTCGATCCCGCTGATGATCTGCGAGTACTGGCCGCTGCCCTGGCAGTTCAGCACGCGGACCGAGACGATCTTGGCGCCCTTGGCCACGCCGTAAGTGGCGCTGCCGACGGTGCCCGCGACGTGCGTGCCGTGGCCCTGACAGTCCTTGGCGTCGCTGTCGTTGTCGATGAAGTCGTAACCGCTGCTCGCACGGCCGCCGAACTCCGACTGGCGGTAGTCGACACCGGTGTCGAGGACGTAGACCGTCGCACCGGCACCGTCGTTCGGGTAGGTGTACTTCTTGTCCAGCGGCAGGTTCTTCTGGTCGATCCGGTCGAGGCCCCAGGTCGGGTTGGTCTGGGTGCCGGTCATGTGGGCGACAGCGTCCTGCTGGACGAAGTCCACGTTGGGGTCGGCGGCGAGCCGCTTGGCCTGTGCCTCGGTCATCTTCGCCGAGAAGCCGTTCAGCGCGGCGGTGTAAGTCGCCTTCACCTGGCCGCCGTACTTGGCCGCGAGGCCGGCGTCGCCGCTCTTCAGCGAGACGATGTACCCGTCAGTGACGGCTCCCGGCACACCGGCGCCGCGGATCTGCCCCTCGGCGGCCGTCGCCGATCCGGCGAAGGCCAGCGAGGCCGCTACACAGGCCCCGGTGAGCACCGCACCCGCGATCCGGTGACGTCGAAGTTCTCCACGCATTTCCTGAGCTCCGTTCACTCGAACAGGTGGTTCGCGCCGGCAGGTTTCCGGACCGGCGCCGTGACGACCAGTCACGCTTGAATCACTTTCGGGTGGTGGGACCTGCGCGAACAAGCGAGGCAACGGTCCGTAGGACTACGTATCTAATAGGGAAAATCACCATCCCTACGAAAGTTCCGTGACCGTCCGAGCGGGTTCCGTGATCGCTGAGCACGTGCCTAAGCTGCGTTCACTCGAACGGTGTGGTTCGTGAAGCGGGGGTGACCCGGCATGGTGATCGGTGGCTGCCGACGCAGGACGAGTTCGCCCGTGCTCGTCGGCCGTGATGCGGAACTGGGCGAGATCCTCGACGGCGCGATGCGCTCGCCGTCGGTGATCATGCTCGAAGGCGAAGCGGGGGTGGGCAAGACCCGGCTCGCCACCGAGCTGCTGGCCTGCCCCGAACTGGCCGGACGACCGGTCCTCACCGGAAGCTGCCAGCCGTTGCGGGAGCCCTTCCCGTACGGCGTGGTCTTCGACGCGCTGAAGGACGTCCGCCCGGCGCGCGAACTCAACCCCGTGACCGGGGTACTCGCGCCCTACCTGCCGGAACTCGCGGCCTACCTGCCCCAGCCGCCCGCCCGGCTCGCCGATCCGAGGGCCGAACGGCACCGGCTCTTCCGCGCCGTCCGGGAACTGCTCGGCGCGCTGGGCCCGCACGTCCTGCTCATCGAAGACCTCCACTGGGCGGACGACGGCTCCCGCCGCCTGCTGCGGTTCCTGATGACCGACCCGCCCCCGGGGCTGACCCTCCTGCTCACCTACCGGCGTGAGGAGACGCCCGGCGGTATCCCGCTCGGCAGCGCCTTCCGGCCCGCGCCCGGCACCGCGCACGTGCTCGTCACGCTCCGGCCGCTGGACCGCGACGGCGTCCAAGCGCTGGTGTCGGCGTTGCTCGGCGAAGCGAACGTCTCGGCCGAGTTCGCCGCGCGGCTGCACGAGCGGACCGCGGGGATCCCGTTCGTGGTCGAGGAGGTCGTGCACGCGGTCGCGGGCATCGAGGGCGCGGTGCACGCCGACGGCGCGACCGCGAGGCGTCTGCTCGACGCGGTCGAAGTCCCGGCTCTGCTGCGTGAAGCGACTGTCGAACGCCTCACCGCGCTGCCGCCCGCCGCCCGGCGGATCACCGAGGCCGCCGCCGTCCTCGGCATACCGTCCACTCCGGACCTGCTGACCGCCGCGGCCGCGCTCACCCCCGAACGCGCCCATCGCGCGCTCGTCCTCGCGCTCGAACGCAACGTCCTGGTGGAGACCGGCGAGGGCGAATACGGCTTCCGGCACGCGCTCGCCCAGCAGGCCGTCTACCGCACCATCCCCGGCCCCGACCGGCAGGAACTGCACCGGCGGGCCGCGCGGCTGCTGCGCGACCGGCTCCCGCAGTCCCTCGTGCGGCTCGCCGAACACTGCCGTAAGGCGGGCGACCGGGCCGGGGCCCTGAAGTACGGCGAAGCGGCCGCCGATCAGGCGTCGACGGTCGGTGATCTCGCCACCGCGACGGATCTGCTCCGCACCCTGCTCGACGAACCGGGACTGCAACCGTCCGATGTGGACAGACTGGCGGTCAAGTTCAGTTCGGTGGCGTGCAACGGCCTCGCCCAGACCGAGGTCGTCCCGGCGCTGGAACGGCTGCTCACCGACGGCAGGCTGTCCGGGCGCCTGAGCGGCGAGGTCCGGCTGGGGCTCGGGCTTCTGCTGGTGCGCCAGGCCGGTGGGCTGGAAGCGGCGAGGACCGAGATCGAAATCGCCGTCAACGACCTGGCCGACCGGCCTGACCTGGCCGGACGCGGGATGGGCGTCCTCGCCCAGCCCTGGGTCGGCGCGACCCCGCTGCACGAGCACCGGCGGTGGATGGACCGGGTCGACGGGCTCATCGACCGGGCGACCGACCCGGGACTGAAGATCATCCTGCTGGCCAACAACGCGGCGTCGCGGCTGCACATCGGGGACGCGCGGGGCTGGGACATGCTGGACCGGGCGCCCACCAGCGTCAGCTCGCCCGACGAGCAGCGGCATCTGGCGCGGCTGCACTGCAACAGCGCCGACGCCTGCGCCTGGACGGGTCACCACCGGCGGGCCAGGAGCCTGCTGCGCAGCGGCATGCAGCTGGCCGCCGACTGCGGGGCGCCGTACGTCGTCAGCACGGCCCGCGCGACGGCGGTCCACACCGACTGGCTCACCGGGAACTGGGACGGTCTCGCCGAACGGGCCGACGCCCTGATCGACGAGTACCGCGACCTGCTGCCGGTGACCAGCGAACTGTGCCTGGTGCTGGGGCTGCTCGCCGCCGCCCGCGGCGAATGGGACGAAGCCGCGGTCCGGTTCGCCGGGACCGCGGCGGACCAGCCGGAGAACGCGTTCACGCCGGTCGCGATCGCCGCGCACGCCGGAATGGCGGGCATGCTGCTCGCGCAGGACCTCGGCGAGGCCGCCGTCACCCAGGCGGAGAAGGGACTGGAACTCTTGCGCGCCAAGGGTGTCTGGGCCTGGGGTGCCGATCTGGTGATGGCCGCCGTCGACGCGTACTGCGCCACCGGGCAGGATGCCGCGGCGCAAGCGCTGACCGACGAGTTCGAACGCGAGATCGGCGACCTCGACGCGCCGTCGACCCGTGCCGCGCTGGCCGCGAACCGCGGGCTCGTCGCGGCGTCGCGAGGGGACCACGCGGAGGCGATCAAGGCCTTCGAGCAGGCACGGGCGCGGTTCGACGCCCTCCCCGCGCCGTACCACGCGGCGCTGATCGCCGAACGGGCCACGCGGTGCCGCCTGGCCATGAACGAGGACGTCGCGGAGACGTTCGCCGCGCTCGCCGAAGCGTTCGACCACCTCGGCGCCACGCGTGACGCCGCACGCTGCCGTCACGCGTTCCGGTCCACCGGCGCCGTCGCCCCCTCTCGGCGTGGGCGCCGGGGTTACGGCGACGAACTGTCCCCGCGCGAGCGCGATGTTGCCAGGCTGCTGGCCGCCGGGCACACCAACCGGGAGATCGCCGAGGTGCTGTTCCTGTCCCGGCGCACGGTGGAACAGCACGTCGCGAGCGTTTTGCGGAAGCTGAAGGTGCGGTCGCGGAGCGAGCTGGCGGGGCTGCGGTCGGCTTAGGGATCAGTTCGGTTGAGGGCGCCTGGCGGGGTCGGAGAGCGAGGCCGGCGGCGGGGTGAGTGGCGAAGCGGCCGTGTCGCGAAAGCCACTTTCGGGACACCAGACGTCGCGAAAGTGGCTTTCGCGACACCCGAACCGGCTGGCGTGGGCGTCAGGCACGGCGGCTGGGTCGGAAACTCGACCTTCACCCCTTCCTCAAGTACGGGAAGGCCTCCTTCACTGCGCTAGACGCAAGGAAGGGGTCCTTCACGTACTTCAGGTGGGCAGGGCAGCGCCGGAACGACGGCGTTGCGAAAGCCACGTTCGCAACCTTCAACGTTGCGAAAGTGGCTTTCGCAACGCCCGCCCCGCGACAGATACCGAAGGACGGCACGAGCACGCCACCTTCGCCTTACTTCGCATTAATTCGGTTGCGGGCGCCCGACGGCGTCGGAGATGATCGTGCGCGATCCGGCAGGGAGCCGGTGGATGCGACCGGGAGGTGCCTCGTGCTGATGACTGTCCGGGGCGTTGTCCGCCCCCATCCACTCGCCCCTCGCGGCTGAGCGCGGAATCACGACGCTCGCCCGGTGGGGCACCCCTGACTAGGAGAACCCACCAGTGCGCAAGCACGATCTCGAAGAGTCTTACGAACAAAGTCCCCGCCGCACCCGTCGCGCTCGTTTCGACGACGAACCCGAACCCGCTCGCGGCGGACGGCTCACCGAAGCCGAACGCGTCCGGCTGGCTCGGCTGCGCGAAGACGCTTACACCGAAACAGCGATCCCTGACGGCGCCGACCGCTGGAGCACCTGGGGTGAAGCCGAGCACGGGCCGTACCCGCGACCCGACTGGGTGATCACCGAGCTGGCGGCGGTGGACACCGAACTCGGCATCCTCAAAACCGGCAAGGAGGCCGACGTCCACCTCGTCCGGCGCAACCTGCCCGGTACCGAGGGCACGGTGCTGGCGGCCAAGCGGTACCGCAGTGGCGAGCACCGCCTCTTCCACCGTGACGCCGGCTATCTCGAAGGCAGGCGGATGCGTCGCTCGCGGGAGATGCGGGCCATGGAAACGCGCAGCAGCTTCGGCCGCAACCTCATCGCCGAGCAGTGGGCGGTGGCCGAGTTCGGCGCGCTGAGCAGGCTGTGGGCGGTCGGGGCCCCGGTGCCGTACCCGGTGCAGCGCGACGGTACCGAACTGCTGCTGGAATTCCTCGGCGACGGCGAGACGGCCGCGCCGCGGCTCGCGCAGGTCCGGCCGGAGCCGGAACAGTTGCGGGAACTGTGGTTCCAGACCTCGGCGATGCTGGAACTGCTGGCGTCGCAGGGGCTCGCGCACGGCGACCTCTCGGCGTACAACCTGCTCGTCCACCGCAGGCAGATCATGGTGATCGATCTCCCTCAGGTGGTCGACATCGTGGCCAACCCCGGCGGGCTCGAGTTCCTCGCGCGGGACGTGCGGAACATCGCCACGTGGTTCCACTCACGGGGACTGCCGGAGCGGCTGACGGCGGTCCCGGAGCTGATCGGGGAACTGCAAGAGATCGCCGGCCTCCGCTGACCGTCCACAGTGTCATGAAAGGGGTTTCCCGACGTGATCCGTCAGGAAAGCCCCTTTCATGACACGCCAGGAGAAGCCTCGGTGGAGACCCTGCCCACAATCGGTCCCTCCGATTGGGAGGCCGGATAACGGTCCGGTACAGTAGTGCTAGACCGCAACCGGCGGCGTGGATGAGTGGTGTCCGTCGCCTCCAAAGCCAACCGAATGGCTCGCGGTATCCGTATCAATCAATTGGCGCGCGGTGTCATGCAGACGCGGTGTGCCGGGTTCGTCCCTGTGAACGCCCATCTGTGCACACCATCTTGCCCTGCCTGCGTGCGGGCAGCCCGGGCCTCCTTGCGACGTGCCACGTCCGAGAGGCATTTGTGACAGTCACGTTCAACTCCGGCCACACCTCACCGTCGGCCCGGCAGCACCGCAAGCCGCGCACCCGCCCCGCGGGTGACGCAATGCTGCACAACGACGCCGTCGAGAGTGTCGAGGCCACCACCTGGGCGGAGCTCGGTCTTCCCGAGCCTCTGCTGCGGGCACTGGCCGAGGGCGGGATCACCACCCCGTTCCCGATCCAGTCCGCGACCATCCCCGACGCGCTCGCCGGCCGCGACGTGCTGGGCCGCGCCCAGACCGGTTCCGGCAAGACCCTGGCCTTCGGCCTCGCGATGCTGACCCGGCTCAACGGCGGCCGCGCCCGTCCGAAGCACCCCCGCGCGCTGATCCTGGTCCCGACCCGTGAGCTGGCCATGCAGGTCGCCGACTCGCTGACCCCGCTGGCCAAGTCTCTCGGCCTGTGGTGCCGCACCGCCGTCGGCGGCATGGCCTTCACCCGCCAGGCCGACGCGCTTTCCCGCGGCGTCGACCTGCTGATCGCCACCCCCGGCCGGCTGTCGGACCACGTCCGCCAGGGCACCGCGTCGCTGTCGGACTGCACCTTCATCGCGCTCGACGAGGCCGACCAGATGGCCGACATGGGCTTCATGCCGCAGGTCCGCGAGATCCTCGACCTGACCCCGCGTGACGGCCAGCGTCTGCTGTTCTCGGCGACCCTCGACGGTGACGTCGACCGCCTGGTCCGCGCCTACCTGACCAACCCGGTCACGCACTCGGTCGCCCCGTCGACCGCGAGCGTCACCACCATGGACCACCACGTGCTCCAGGTGTCGCACCAGGACAAGCAGGACATCATCACCGAGATCGGCGCCCGCGAGGGCCGCACGATCATGTTCGTCCGCACCAAGCACCACGTGGACCGCCTCACCGAGCGCCTGCGCGAGAAGGGCGTCCACGCGGCCGCTCTGCACGGCGGCAAGACCCAGGGCCAGCGCAACCGGGTCCTCTCGGACTTCAAGGAGGGCTTCGCCCCGGTCCTCGTCGCCACGGACGTCGCCGCTCGCGGTATCCACGTCGACGACATCTCGCTGGTGCTGCACGTCGACCCGGCCGCCGACCACAAGGACTACCTGCACCGCGCCGGCCGGACCGCGCGCGCCGGGGCGTCCGGTGTCGTGGTCACGCTGGTCACCCACGACCAGCGCCGCATGGTGCGCCGGATGACCGACCGCGCCGGTGTCCGCGCCGAGCAGACCACGGTCCGCCCGGGCGACGCCGAGCTCGCTCGCATCACCGGTGCGCAGCAGCCCAGCGGTGAGCCGGTCATCGAGCGTCGTCGTGAGTCCCCGCGTCGCGGCGGTGGCCGCGGCTACGGTGGCGGCGACCGCGGTGGCTACCAGGGTTCGCGCGAGGGTCACGGTCACCGCGAAGGCGGCCGTCCCGGCGGCTTCCGCGGCCGCCCGCGTCGTGGCGAGTCCGGTGGCGGCAGCGGCCGCCCGCAGCGTCCGGGTACCGGACGCCCGCGTCGCAGCTACGACAGCTGAACTGACTGAACGGAGCCGGTTCACCCCGGCCCCAGCGTGCAATGAACGGGCCTTTCCTTGCAAAATTTGCAAGGAAAGGCCCGTTCATTGCGTTCCGGCGGCGGCACAGCGGGACCACCGCACCGGCTGCCGGAGCGCGAGTGGGAGACTGCGGGACGTGACTTCTCCCGGCCCCGCTCCCCAGAACCTCCCGCCCGACCAGGTCTTCGACTGGCTCGACGTGGAGGCGGAGAAGCGGGCCGAGGCCGGGCTGGTGCGCAAGCTGCGCATCCGGCAGGCGCAGGAGCCCGAACTCGACCTCGCGGGCAACGACTACCTCGGGCTCGCCAGGGACAAACGCGTCGCCGGTGCGGCCGCCGCGGCCGCGTTGCGCTGGGGCGCGGGAGCGACCGGCTCCCGCCTCGTCTCCGGCACGACCGACGTCCACGCCGAACTCGAGCAGGAACTCGCCCGCTTCTGCGGCACGCAGGCCGCGCTGGTCTTCTCGTCCGGCTTCACCGCGAACCTCGGCGCCGTCACGGCCCTGTCCGGCGCTGATTCCGCGATCGTCACGGACAAGTACATCCACGCCTCGCTGATCGAAGGCTGCCGCCTGTCCCGGTCGGACATCGCCGCCGTCGCGCACAGCGATCCGAGCGCCTTCAAACACGCTCTCGCGACCCGCCGCAAACCGCGCGCGCTCGTCGTCACCGACTCCGTGTTCTCCGTCGACGGTGACATCGCCCCGCTGGAGCAACTCGCCGCCGTCTGCCGGGAACACGGCGCTTCGCTGCTCGTCGACGACGCCCACGGCTTCGGCGTTCTCGGCGAAGGCGGCCGCGGTGCCGTCCACGCCGCGGGACTCTCCAGTGCGCCGGACGTCGTCACCACGATCACGCTGTCGAAATCCCTTGGGGCGCAAGGCGGAGCGGTGCTCGGGCCGCGTCGCGTGATCAAGCATCTCGTGGACACCGCGCGCAGTTTCATCTTCGACACCGCGCTCGCGCCCGCCAGCGCCGCCGCGGCGCTGGCCGCGCTCAACGCGTTGAAGGCCGAGCCGGAGCTGGCCACCAAGGTGACCGAGGCGGCCGGAAACCTTGCGTACCAACTGAAAGCGGCGGGGTTCCGGGTCGGTCTCCCGGACGCCGCGGTGATCTCGGTGCAGGCGCCGTCGCCCGAAGCCGCCGTCACGTGGGCGGCCGAGTGCGCGGATCAGGGGGTGCGGGTCGGCTGCTTCCGCCCGCCGTCCGTGCCCGACGGCATCTCCCGCCTGCGCCTGACCGCGCGGGCCGACCTCACCGAGGCCGACGTGGACCGCGCGGTCGCCGTGATCACGGCTGCGGCGCCTCCCGGCGCCACATCGTGATGTGCGGGATCCCGTCTTCCATGAACTCGTCGCCTTCGGCCACGAAACCGTACTTGGCATAGAACTTCGTCGCGTACGTCTGCGCGTCGAGCACGCACGGCGCGGCACCGATGCCCGCGAGCGCGGTCTCCATCAGCCGTCCCGCCAGGCCCTTGCCTCGTGAGCGGACGGCCGTGCACACCCTGCCGATGCGGAAGGTGCCGCCGGCGTCCTGCAGCACGCGAAGGTACGAGTCGACGGCGACGGAGCCGCCGATCCAGAGGTGCCTGGTGCCGGGCAGAAGGTCCCGCCCGTCGATCTCGTGATAGGCGACGTTCTGCTCGACGACGAACACGTCGACGCGCAGGCGGAGGATGCCGTGCAGCTGTGCTGCGGTGATCTCGTCACCGGCGACGGACAGCGGGAACGACGAGGTCTCGATGATCGGGGTGTCGGTGCTCACGCCCCACTTGTTAGCACATCGGACGTGAAGAAGGCATCGATCAGCCGATCAGGCCCCGGCTGTTCTGCTGCGAGATCTCGTTCGCGTAGTGCGAGACGCGGGTGTACACGCCCGGTTTGTTCGCCTTCGCGCAGCCTTCGCCGAACGAAACGATCCCGATCAGCGTGTCGCCCACCATCAGCGGGCCACCCGAATCGCCCTGGCAGGCGTCGACCCCGCCTTCGGGGTATCCGGCGCACACCATGTCGCTCGGGTCGTAGCCGGAGTACGCGGTGCGGCAGGTCTTGTCGCTGACCACCGGGACGACCGCGCTGCGCAGGTAGTCCGAACGCGCGCCTCCGTCGGCGACGCGGCCCCAGCCGAGCACCGTCGCCTTCGTCCCCTCGCGGTAGAGGTCGGCGTTGCCGTTGTCCGCGACCTTCGCGGGCCGGTACGGCAACTGGCCGCTGACCGTCATCACCGCGATGTCGTCGCCCTTGCCGGGGTCGCCGCTGTAGTCGGGGCTGACCCAGACCTTCGAAACGCGCAGTTCCACGCCGTCCCGCGAGCGCTTGTCCTCCCGGCCGGCGACCACCCGGACGTCGTTCTTCTTGACCGCGACCGCGCAGTGCGCCGCCGTCGCGACCGTCGTGGAGCTGACGATCACCGCTCCGCAGTACTGGTTCCCACTGCGATCGGCCAGGTAGACCGCGTACGGATACTGCGAGACCGAAGCCTTGCCACCGCCCACGATCCTCGGTTCGACGGCCTTGTCCGGCCCGCCCACCGCGCTGTCGTCCGCCGACGCGCTGTTGACCGCGATCGGCACCATCACGGCCGTCGCGAGTACCGCCCCGACGGCGAGCAGCAGGGTGCGACGTGACTTCTTGGGCATGTTCTGTCCCTTCACCGGGGCGTACGTACGGTCAAACCCTGGGAAGTCATTCGACTCCAGCGCGTACACGAGCGATCGCAAATACCCTAATCGGAGAAAGCCCGATGTGGTGTCACTGAAACGGGTGGACCTGTGCTCACCGAACGCATCTGTCACGCTGGACCCCGTGCGGGCGACGGCGACGATTCTGGCGGCTACGGCCTTTCTGCTGTTGTCGTGTTCCAGTCCGGCTCCGCCCGAAACGACACCTGCGCCGCCTACGCCGTCCACCTCGGCTGCCGGGACCAGTTCCGCGAAAACCCCTTCACCGGCACCGATATCGAGCATCCCGGCCCCGCCGCCCGCACCGCTCTGGCAGGTCGGCGCGAAGCCGCTTCCCTTGCGGCGTGACGGTTTCGGGCAGATCCTCCCGACTCCTCCCGTGCTGGCCGATCGTTCATTGCCGACCGCGGACCTGCTTCCCCCGCCGGCCGGGAACCGGTTCTCGGGCACGGTGATCCCAGTCCCCGCCGAGGTTCTCGCGCGCAGCACCTGGCAAGCGGGCTGTCCGGTGAAAGCAGGCGAACTGCGCTATCTCACGTTGTCGTTCTGGGGTTTCGACGGCCGCGCGCATACCGGCGAAATGCTCGTGAACGCCTCGGCGGCGAACGCCGTCGTCACCGCATTCGGGCGGTTGTTCACCGCGAAGTTCCCGATCGAGGAAATGCGCGTGACCACTCCCGCCGAGCTCACCGCTCCCCCGACGGGTGACGGGAACAACACCAACGCCTTCGTCTGCCGCCCGGCCCGCGGCCAGACGAACTGGTCGGCGCACGCCTACGGACTCGCGATCGACGTCAACCCGTTCTGCAACCCGTACACCAAGGGCGATCTCGTGCTGCCCGAACTCGCGTCGGCGTACCTCGACCGGGCCAACCGGCGGCCGGGGATGATCACCGCCGGGGACCGGACCGTCGCGGCCTTCACCGCGATCGGCTGGACCTGGGGCGGGACCTGGACCACGCCGGTGGACCGGATGCACTTCAGCGCGAACGGACGTTGACCGGGAACAACCGGTCTCCGTGACAAGTTGGCTAGAGTCGGAACCACCTCCGCTCCCGCCGCAAAGGACAACAGCGTGCCCCACTACGACCTGGTGATCGTCGGTACCGGATCGGGTAACTCGATCCTCGACCCGCGTTTCGCGGACTGGAACACGGCGATCGTGGAGAAGGGCACGTTCGGCGGCACCTGCCTGAACGTGGGCTGCATCCCGACGAAGATGTTCGTGCACGCCGCCAACGTCGCGGCCACCCCCGCGTCGTCGTCGAAGTACGGCGTGGACGAGGAGCTGACCGGGGTCCGCTGGCGCGACGTCCGCGACCGGATCTTCGGGCGGATCGACCCGATCGCCGCGGGCGGGCTCGAGTACCGCGTCGAGCACGAGGACAACAAGAACGTCACCGTGTACGAGGGCGAAGGCCGCTTCACCGGGACCAAGGAACTGCGGGTCAGCTACCCCGACGGCCGTCCGGCCGAGACGATCACCGCCGACCGGTTCGTGCTGGCCGCGGGCGGGCGCCCGGTGATCCCGGACGTCCCCGGCCTCGGCGAGACCGGCTACTTCACCTCGGACACCGTGATG
Proteins encoded in this region:
- a CDS encoding S8 family peptidase, whose amino-acid sequence is MRGELRRHRIAGAVLTGACVAASLAFAGSATAAEGQIRGAGVPGAVTDGYIVSLKSGDAGLAAKYGGQVKATYTAALNGFSAKMTEAQAKRLAADPNVDFVQQDAVAHMTGTQTNPTWGLDRIDQKNLPLDKKYTYPNDGAGATVYVLDTGVDYRQSEFGGRASSGYDFIDNDSDAKDCQGHGTHVAGTVGSATYGVAKGAKIVSVRVLNCQGSGQYSQIISGIDWVVKNAKGPSVLTMSLGGPADSGVDSAVRRAVSAGITNTVASGNSNTDACSTSPARVREAITVNATQNDDRRSTFSNYGSCTDIFAPGTNITSTRNGGGTQQMSGTSMATPHVAGAAAIYLTSHPSANPAAVASGLASAATSGVVTSPGSGSTNKLLNVAGL
- a CDS encoding ATP-binding protein, coding for MLVGRDAELGEILDGAMRSPSVIMLEGEAGVGKTRLATELLACPELAGRPVLTGSCQPLREPFPYGVVFDALKDVRPARELNPVTGVLAPYLPELAAYLPQPPARLADPRAERHRLFRAVRELLGALGPHVLLIEDLHWADDGSRRLLRFLMTDPPPGLTLLLTYRREETPGGIPLGSAFRPAPGTAHVLVTLRPLDRDGVQALVSALLGEANVSAEFAARLHERTAGIPFVVEEVVHAVAGIEGAVHADGATARRLLDAVEVPALLREATVERLTALPPAARRITEAAAVLGIPSTPDLLTAAAALTPERAHRALVLALERNVLVETGEGEYGFRHALAQQAVYRTIPGPDRQELHRRAARLLRDRLPQSLVRLAEHCRKAGDRAGALKYGEAAADQASTVGDLATATDLLRTLLDEPGLQPSDVDRLAVKFSSVACNGLAQTEVVPALERLLTDGRLSGRLSGEVRLGLGLLLVRQAGGLEAARTEIEIAVNDLADRPDLAGRGMGVLAQPWVGATPLHEHRRWMDRVDGLIDRATDPGLKIILLANNAASRLHIGDARGWDMLDRAPTSVSSPDEQRHLARLHCNSADACAWTGHHRRARSLLRSGMQLAADCGAPYVVSTARATAVHTDWLTGNWDGLAERADALIDEYRDLLPVTSELCLVLGLLAAARGEWDEAAVRFAGTAADQPENAFTPVAIAAHAGMAGMLLAQDLGEAAVTQAEKGLELLRAKGVWAWGADLVMAAVDAYCATGQDAAAQALTDEFEREIGDLDAPSTRAALAANRGLVAASRGDHAEAIKAFEQARARFDALPAPYHAALIAERATRCRLAMNEDVAETFAALAEAFDHLGATRDAARCRHAFRSTGAVAPSRRGRRGYGDELSPRERDVARLLAAGHTNREIAEVLFLSRRTVEQHVASVLRKLKVRSRSELAGLRSA
- a CDS encoding S8 family serine peptidase yields the protein MRRGVRAGVVAFAATALAALAAGNAVAAQAEGVVVQANQHYGNQYIVVLHDVGTMAVEQSSASLTGRYGGEVRSAYKNVLRGFSVKGMSEQQARRLAADPAVKTVFQDGTARAVGTQTNPTWGLDRIDQKNLPRDKSFTYPNTGEGVTAYDMDTGINPENPEYEGRASIGKDFVGGNGKDCNGHGSHTAGTIGSKTYGVAKKVKIVGLKVLGNDCSGNGPDSAIVDAAEWLTANGTKPAVANLSLRMDQVGLGDDVIKKSIAAGFVYAVAAGNENQNACNVSPARIPEAITVGASDENDNKASFSNHSSCVDIFAPGNNITSLSTSNGGSANMSGTSMATPHVAGAAALYLSANSGATAQQTRDALVNNSSDGVLKGLPSGTVNKLLNVSFIGGGGPGPKCGAKSNTTPVSIPDAGDAVTSSVTQEGCDGKASATLPVKVDIAHTYTGDLAIDLIGPSGAVFALKPAGGIGEASGVHTSYTVNASSEPANGTWKLRVRDVHRFDSGTIEGFSITF
- a CDS encoding serine protein kinase RIO produces the protein MRKHDLEESYEQSPRRTRRARFDDEPEPARGGRLTEAERVRLARLREDAYTETAIPDGADRWSTWGEAEHGPYPRPDWVITELAAVDTELGILKTGKEADVHLVRRNLPGTEGTVLAAKRYRSGEHRLFHRDAGYLEGRRMRRSREMRAMETRSSFGRNLIAEQWAVAEFGALSRLWAVGAPVPYPVQRDGTELLLEFLGDGETAAPRLAQVRPEPEQLRELWFQTSAMLELLASQGLAHGDLSAYNLLVHRRQIMVIDLPQVVDIVANPGGLEFLARDVRNIATWFHSRGLPERLTAVPELIGELQEIAGLR